The following are encoded in a window of Loktanella sp. M215 genomic DNA:
- a CDS encoding PAS domain-containing protein — MSDLTRFSGSRDFTGLPAISTYAWDSATDCLTLSAGAQHMLGVASPISTDDFFDRVHVDDRVKFAAETISFLETGGEQTREFRFCHSDGTLRYVISHASLERLHRTDQDRITGVFIDVTHAREHDTRVIGHRSENFGFYDHDVATGSSTWSPGLQRMLITPLATPMTEKAIHDSIHPDDREWFAARTRAIKSVAGSYEFTFRVVLPDDRILLVRDRGEAHAPVDPTTGKVSRLTGTLTDITPTTHIGSLHKLANNAFWQLIDTAPVGAYAVDSDLRMVRVSRGAHATFAGIDNLLGRDLDDVLHILWPEPFASEAVAQFRNTLISGDPYHADPVVEDRADRNVLEAYDWSIERIILEDGRPGVLCYFYDLSERVRHERTLEEQQLRLSLAYDAANMGAWEIDLVNGGALGTPKLFEMFGEPDFTGDVSDLWRRRIHADDQSLVDATFEEAVRNGGPFNVDFRIVTGNGDVRHMAAKAILQKDKRGRPSRMIGVDHDITHRKETELALRDSQHQLRTVLDHTVAFIGVLGPAGTLREANRPAIEFGGLSRDDVIGKPFWEAFWWTHDDAVADRCRQAVIEGQAGRAQRFDVVVRGEEDRLITIDFLLAPVFDDAGVLQMMVVSGFDISDREKARERERSLMGEINHRTKNILTLVQVVARQTARGGAAGFVARFEERIAALAKAQDLLFSSKADRVDLKALAKSQLGHLSDVIESRIILNGPPVALDADAAQAVGMALHELATNAGKYGALSSGDGRVDVAWQMNSHDDTFEIRWSERDGPPVIPPETKGFGSTVIDQMTRSVLDAEVQLDYEPEGVRWRLVCARDALSKSSQNYS; from the coding sequence ATGAGCGACCTTACCAGATTTTCCGGCTCAAGAGATTTTACCGGCCTGCCCGCTATCTCCACGTATGCTTGGGATTCCGCGACAGATTGTCTGACCTTGTCGGCCGGAGCACAGCACATGCTCGGTGTCGCCAGTCCGATTTCGACAGATGACTTCTTTGATCGTGTTCATGTGGACGATCGCGTAAAATTTGCAGCCGAGACAATTTCGTTTCTTGAAACAGGTGGCGAGCAAACCCGGGAGTTTCGATTTTGCCACAGCGATGGCACATTGCGGTATGTCATATCTCACGCATCTCTGGAGAGGTTGCATCGCACGGACCAGGATCGGATTACCGGCGTATTCATCGACGTTACTCATGCACGAGAGCATGACACGCGCGTGATCGGTCATCGGTCCGAAAATTTTGGCTTTTACGATCATGATGTTGCGACCGGGAGTTCCACCTGGTCACCAGGCCTTCAGCGCATGCTGATAACGCCACTCGCCACGCCGATGACTGAGAAAGCCATTCACGACAGCATACATCCAGATGATCGTGAGTGGTTCGCAGCGCGGACGCGGGCGATCAAAAGTGTCGCCGGATCCTACGAGTTTACGTTCCGGGTCGTTCTACCAGATGATCGAATTCTTCTGGTGCGTGACAGGGGTGAGGCTCATGCGCCGGTCGATCCAACCACCGGCAAAGTTTCGCGTCTAACCGGTACGCTGACGGACATCACACCAACCACTCACATTGGTAGCCTTCACAAGCTGGCCAACAATGCCTTTTGGCAGTTGATCGATACTGCTCCAGTTGGCGCTTATGCAGTGGATTCGGATTTGCGCATGGTTCGCGTCAGCCGTGGCGCTCACGCCACCTTTGCCGGCATCGACAACCTGTTGGGCCGCGACCTTGACGATGTTCTTCATATTCTGTGGCCAGAACCCTTCGCATCTGAAGCTGTAGCACAATTTCGCAATACGCTTATCTCAGGTGACCCTTACCACGCTGATCCAGTCGTCGAGGATCGCGCTGATCGCAATGTTCTCGAGGCTTATGACTGGAGCATTGAGCGCATTATACTGGAAGACGGGCGTCCTGGAGTGTTGTGCTATTTCTATGACCTGAGCGAACGTGTGCGCCACGAGCGGACACTCGAAGAACAACAGTTACGGCTCAGCCTTGCCTATGACGCGGCCAACATGGGGGCATGGGAAATAGACCTCGTGAATGGCGGGGCTCTGGGGACACCGAAACTGTTCGAGATGTTCGGTGAACCCGATTTTACCGGTGACGTGTCCGACCTCTGGCGCAGGAGGATTCATGCTGATGACCAGAGCCTGGTCGATGCGACATTTGAGGAGGCCGTGCGGAATGGCGGACCTTTCAATGTGGATTTCCGTATCGTCACCGGCAACGGCGACGTCCGTCACATGGCGGCCAAAGCGATTCTGCAGAAAGACAAACGCGGTCGCCCGTCGCGCATGATTGGTGTTGATCACGACATCACGCATCGCAAGGAAACCGAGCTGGCGCTCCGTGACAGCCAGCATCAGTTGCGAACCGTTCTGGATCACACGGTGGCATTCATCGGCGTGTTGGGTCCGGCTGGCACTCTGCGCGAAGCAAACCGCCCCGCGATCGAGTTTGGTGGGCTTTCCCGTGATGATGTCATCGGAAAACCGTTCTGGGAGGCATTCTGGTGGACACATGATGATGCTGTTGCCGACCGGTGTCGACAGGCTGTCATAGAAGGTCAGGCTGGACGGGCACAACGTTTCGACGTCGTCGTGCGCGGAGAGGAAGACAGACTGATCACGATCGACTTCCTGCTGGCGCCGGTGTTTGACGACGCCGGCGTGTTGCAAATGATGGTCGTGTCAGGCTTTGACATTTCAGATCGGGAAAAGGCGCGGGAACGCGAGCGTTCTCTTATGGGCGAAATTAATCACCGCACCAAGAATATACTTACACTGGTGCAGGTCGTCGCCCGGCAAACGGCGCGCGGTGGCGCTGCAGGTTTTGTGGCGCGATTTGAAGAGCGGATCGCGGCCCTCGCCAAAGCGCAGGATCTGCTGTTCAGCAGCAAGGCTGACCGGGTCGATTTGAAGGCACTCGCAAAATCGCAGCTGGGTCATCTAAGTGATGTGATTGAGAGCAGAATTATCCTGAACGGTCCACCAGTGGCTCTCGATGCAGATGCCGCGCAGGCTGTCGGGATGGCGCTGCATGAGTTGGCCACGAACGCAGGAAAATACGGTGCGCTATCTTCAGGAGATGGCCGCGTTGACGTAGCCTGGCAGATGAACAGCCATGATGACACTTTCGAAATAAGGTGGTCTGAACGCGATGGTCCGCCCGTTATACCACCTGAAACGAAGGGGTTTGGATCAACCGTTATCGACCAGATGACACGCTCGGTTCTGGATGCGGAGGTACAGCTCGACTACGAACCAGAAGGTGTCAGATGGAGGCTCGTCTGCGCCCGTGATGCCCTGAGCAAGTCATCGCAAAACTATTCCTGA